The following coding sequences are from one Diospyros lotus cultivar Yz01 chromosome 7, ASM1463336v1, whole genome shotgun sequence window:
- the LOC127806649 gene encoding universal stress protein A-like protein, which yields MEVNGGGESGKKVMVAVDEDCSSYYALMWVLENLRESIVASGNPLLIYMARPSPNTNHVLSSSLGSARMYCPITPCSDYVNSVNEQNKMVSHGILEKAKSICSSRGINAETILEIGEPKESICNAVKKHKIKLLVMAEHEIGTIKRAFLWSVSNYCVQYASCPVLVVKKQEGSKNQCNVR from the exons ATGGAAGTGAACGGCGGCGGCGAGTCGGGGAAGAAGGTGATGGTGGCGGTGGACGAGGACTGCTCCAGTTACTATGCTCTCATGTGGGTGCTGGAAAATCTCCGGGAATCCATCGTCGCCTCTGGCAATCCGCTTCTCATCTACATGGCTCGGCCCTCTCCCAATACCAACCATGTCTTGTCTTCCTCTCTCGGCTCCGCTCGCATGTACTGCCCCATCACACCCT GTTCTGATTATGTTAACAGTGTGAACGAGCAGAACAAGATGGTTTCGCACGGCATTCTGGAAAAAGCTAAGAGCATATGTTCCAGCCGTGGG ATAAATGCTGAAACCATTCTGGAAATTGGGGAGCCTAAAGAATCCATATGTAACGCAGTTAAAAAGCACAAGATTAAGCTGCTCGTTATGGCTGAACATGAAATTGGAACAATCAAAAG GGCATTTCTATGGAGCGTGAGCAACTATTGTGTTCAATATGCCAGTTGCCCAGTTCTTGTTGTgaagaaacaagaaggaagtAAGAATCAATGCAATGTTCGATAG
- the LOC127806648 gene encoding endonuclease 2, with protein MKLSSRTERESFRALVLAFASILVISPVVHCWGLDGHLTICRIAQSRLSAAAATAVKELLPAAAEDDLGSECSWADRVKFHYHWSSALHFIDTPDNLCSYQYNRDCKDENGEKDRCVAGAINNYTTQLLGYGNAASSQHYNLTEALLFLSHFIGDIHQPLHVGFTSDRGANTIDVHWYTRKTVLHHVWDDNIIETSEERYYNSDVDGLINAIQKNITGEWSDQVKTWESCSRNATTCPDIYASESIQAACNWAYKGVTEGSVLEDDYFLTRLPVVNLRLAQAGVRLAATLNRVFG; from the exons aTGAAGTTGTCTTCAAGAACAGAAAGAGAGAGTTTCAGGGCTCTTGTGTTGGCTTTTGCTTCGATTCTGGTGATCTCGCCGGTTGTTCACTGCTGGGGACTTGATGGCCATCTCACCATTTGCAGGATTGCTCAG TCGCGGTTGAGTGCTGCGGCGGCGACTGCCGTGAAGGAGCTTCTGCCGGCGGCCGCGGAGGATGATTTGGGGAGTGAATGTTCATGGGCGGATCGAGTGAAGTTCCATTACCACTGGTCATCAGCTCTCCATTTCATTGATACCCCTGATAATCTCTGCTCCTACCAATACAACA GGGATTGCAAGgatgaaaatggagaaaaggacAGGTGTGTAGCAGGCGCCATTAACAACTACACCACCCAACTGCTCGGCTATGGCAATGCTGCGTCCTCCCAGCACT ATAATCTCACAGAAGCCCTTCTCTTCCTTTCCCATTTCATTGGAGACATTCATCAGCCACTTCATGTGGGTTTTACTTCAGACAGGGGTGCCAACACCATTGATGTCCATTGGTACACAAGAAAAACAGTTCTTCATCAT GTCTGGGACGACAACATAATCGAGACCTCGGAAGAGCGATACTACAACTCCGATGTTGATGGACTGATCAATGCAATTCAGAAGAACATCACG GGTGAATGGTCAGATCAAGTCAAGACATGGGAGAGTTGCAGCAGAAACGCAACAACATGCCCAGACAT ATATGCATCGGAAAGTATTCAAGCAGCCTGCAACTGGGCATACAAGGGCGTAACCGAAGGTTCAGTACTAGAAG ATGACTACTTTCTAACGCGCTTACCAGTTGTCAACTTGCGGTTAGCTCAAGCCGGAGTACGACTGGCAGCCACTCTCAATCGGGTATTTGGATAA